A window from Pseudomonas moraviensis encodes these proteins:
- the mtnA gene encoding S-methyl-5-thioribose-1-phosphate isomerase — MRDRLLAAEKVKAIDWRDGALHLLDQRILPFEETWIAYTSAAGVAEAIRSMVVRGAPAIGISAAYGIVLAARARIAEGGDWYAALEEDFALLADSRPTAVNLFWALGRMHDRLDRLKSNADPLAALEAEAIAIHQSDREANLTMAQLGVDLIRKHQGNAQAILTHCNTGALATGGFGTALGVIRAAYIEGMVERVYADETRPWLQGSRLTAWELANEGIPVTLNADSAAAHIMKTKGVTWVIVGADRITANGDVANKIGTYQLAVNAMHHGVRFMVVAPSSTIDMNLASGDDIPIEERDGAELLEVGGKRVGADVEAFNPVFDVTPADLIDAIVTEKGIVERPDTAKMAQLMCRKRLH; from the coding sequence ATGCGCGATCGACTGTTGGCTGCGGAGAAAGTGAAGGCCATCGATTGGCGTGATGGCGCGCTGCACCTGCTGGATCAGCGTATTTTGCCGTTCGAGGAAACCTGGATCGCTTACACCAGCGCCGCCGGCGTGGCCGAAGCGATTCGCTCGATGGTCGTGCGTGGCGCGCCGGCCATCGGCATCAGCGCGGCTTATGGCATCGTCCTCGCGGCGCGGGCGCGGATTGCCGAGGGTGGCGACTGGTACGCGGCGCTGGAAGAGGATTTTGCCCTGTTGGCGGATTCGCGGCCGACCGCGGTCAATCTGTTCTGGGCGCTGGGCCGCATGCACGATCGCCTGGATCGTTTGAAGAGCAACGCCGATCCGCTGGCGGCGCTCGAGGCCGAAGCCATCGCCATTCACCAAAGCGACCGCGAAGCCAACCTGACCATGGCGCAACTCGGCGTCGATCTGATTCGCAAGCATCAGGGCAACGCTCAGGCCATTCTGACTCACTGCAACACTGGCGCGCTGGCGACCGGCGGGTTCGGTACTGCGCTGGGTGTGATCCGCGCCGCTTATATAGAAGGCATGGTCGAGCGCGTCTACGCCGACGAAACCCGACCGTGGCTGCAGGGCTCGCGGCTGACCGCGTGGGAGCTGGCCAACGAAGGCATTCCGGTGACCCTGAACGCCGACTCCGCCGCCGCGCACATCATGAAAACCAAAGGCGTGACCTGGGTGATCGTCGGCGCTGATCGCATCACTGCCAATGGCGACGTGGCGAACAAGATCGGGACTTATCAACTGGCGGTGAACGCCATGCATCATGGCGTGCGCTTCATGGTGGTGGCGCCGAGTTCGACCATCGACATGAATCTGGCCAGCGGTGACGACATTCCGATCGAAGAGCGCGATGGCGCCGAATTGCTTGAAGTCGGCGGCAAACGCGTCGGTGCGGACGTTGAAGCGTTCAACCCGGTGTTTGACGTAACGCCGGCGGATCTGATCGACGCGATCGTCACCGAGAAAGGCATCGTCGAACGCCCGGATACCGCGAAAATGGCCCAGCTGATGTGCCGCAAGCGCCTGCATTGA
- the gyrA gene encoding DNA gyrase subunit A: protein MGELAKEILPVNIEDELKQSYLDYAMSVIVGRALPDARDGLKPVHRRVLFAMSELGNDYNKPYKKSARVVGDVIGKYHPHGDTAVYDTIVRMAQPFSLRYLLVDGQGNFGSVDGDNAAAMRYTEVRMTKLAHELLADLHKETVDWVPNYDGTELIPAVMPTRVPNLLVNGSSGIAVGMATNIPPHNLGEVIDGCLALIDNPELTVDELMQYIPGPDFPTAAIINGRAGIIEAYRTGRGRIYMRARSIIEDIDKVGGRQQIVITELPYQLNKARLIEKIAELVKEKKLEGITELRDESDKDGMRVVIELRRGEVPEVILNNLYAQTQLQSVFGINIVALIDGRPRILNLKDLLEAFVRHRREVVTRRTVFELRKARERGHILEGQAVALSNIDPVIALIKASPTPSEAKEALISTPWESSAVVAMVERAGADSCRPENLDPQYGLREGKYFLSPEQAQAILELRLHRLTGLEHEKLLAEYQEILNQIGELIRILNSAVRLMEVIREELEVIRAEYGDVRRTEILDARLDLTLGDMIPEEERVVTISHGGYAKTQPLAAYQAQRRGGKGKSATGVKDEDYIAHLLVANSHTTLLLFSSKGKVYWLKTYEIPEASRAARGRPLVNLLPLDDGEYITTMLPVEEYTEGHYIFMATANGTVKKTPLESFSRQRSVGLIALELDEGDVLISAAITDGEREVMLFSDGGKVTRFKESDVRAMGRTARGVRGMRLPEGQKLISMLIPEEGSQILTASERGYGKRTAITEFPEYKRGGQGVIAMVSNERNGRLVGAVQVLDGEEIMLISDQGTLVRTRVGEVSSLGRNTQGVTLIKLAKDETLVGLERVQEPSEVEGEELEGEEGEEFAGSVGIDEAGEDQQLDAAADEEPQE, encoded by the coding sequence ATGGGCGAACTGGCCAAAGAAATCCTCCCGGTCAATATCGAAGACGAGCTGAAACAGTCCTACCTCGACTACGCAATGAGCGTGATCGTCGGCCGTGCACTGCCGGATGCGCGCGATGGCCTCAAGCCCGTGCACCGTCGCGTACTGTTCGCGATGAGCGAGCTGGGCAACGACTACAACAAGCCGTACAAGAAATCTGCCCGTGTCGTCGGCGACGTGATCGGTAAGTATCACCCGCACGGCGACACTGCCGTGTACGACACCATCGTTCGTATGGCCCAGCCTTTCTCCCTGCGCTACCTGCTGGTCGACGGCCAGGGCAACTTCGGTTCGGTCGACGGCGACAACGCCGCGGCCATGCGATACACCGAAGTGCGCATGACCAAGCTGGCGCACGAGCTGCTGGCTGACCTGCACAAGGAAACCGTGGACTGGGTGCCGAACTACGACGGCACCGAACTGATCCCGGCGGTCATGCCGACCCGCGTACCGAACCTCCTGGTCAACGGTTCCAGCGGTATCGCCGTGGGCATGGCGACCAACATTCCGCCGCACAACCTCGGTGAAGTCATCGACGGTTGCCTGGCCCTCATCGACAACCCCGAGCTGACCGTCGATGAGCTGATGCAATACATCCCCGGTCCGGACTTCCCGACTGCCGCGATCATCAACGGTCGCGCCGGCATCATCGAAGCCTATCGCACCGGTCGCGGGCGCATTTACATGCGTGCCCGCTCGATCATCGAAGACATCGACAAGGTCGGTGGCCGTCAGCAGATCGTCATCACCGAACTGCCCTACCAGTTGAACAAGGCGCGTCTGATCGAGAAAATCGCCGAACTGGTCAAGGAGAAGAAGCTCGAAGGCATCACCGAGCTGCGTGACGAGTCCGACAAGGACGGTATGCGCGTCGTGATCGAACTGCGTCGCGGCGAAGTGCCTGAGGTGATCCTCAACAACCTCTACGCCCAGACCCAGCTGCAATCGGTGTTCGGTATCAACATCGTCGCGCTGATCGACGGCCGTCCGCGCATCCTCAATCTCAAGGATCTGCTGGAAGCCTTCGTCCGTCACCGTCGCGAAGTGGTCACCCGCCGCACCGTGTTCGAACTGCGCAAGGCGCGCGAGCGCGGGCACATTCTCGAAGGTCAGGCCGTTGCCCTGTCGAACATCGACCCGGTGATCGCCCTGATCAAGGCCTCGCCAACGCCGTCGGAAGCCAAGGAAGCGCTGATCAGCACGCCTTGGGAATCCTCGGCAGTGGTGGCGATGGTTGAACGTGCCGGTGCCGATTCGTGCCGTCCGGAAAACCTCGATCCGCAATACGGTCTGCGCGAAGGCAAGTACTTCCTTTCGCCAGAACAGGCTCAAGCCATTCTCGAACTGCGCCTGCACCGCCTGACCGGTCTGGAGCACGAGAAGCTGCTGGCCGAGTACCAGGAGATCCTCAACCAGATCGGCGAGCTGATCCGCATCCTCAACAGCGCTGTGCGCCTGATGGAAGTGATCCGCGAAGAGCTGGAAGTGATCCGCGCCGAATACGGCGACGTGCGCCGCACCGAAATTCTCGATGCCCGTCTCGACCTGACCCTGGGTGACATGATCCCGGAAGAAGAGCGCGTCGTGACGATCTCCCACGGTGGCTACGCCAAGACCCAGCCGCTGGCTGCGTACCAGGCTCAGCGTCGTGGCGGCAAAGGCAAGTCGGCCACCGGCGTCAAGGACGAGGACTACATCGCTCACCTGCTGGTCGCCAACAGCCACACCACGCTGCTGCTGTTCTCCAGCAAGGGCAAGGTGTACTGGCTGAAGACCTACGAAATTCCGGAAGCATCCCGCGCGGCCCGTGGTCGTCCGCTGGTCAACCTGCTGCCGCTGGATGACGGTGAATACATCACCACCATGCTGCCGGTCGAGGAATATACCGAAGGTCACTACATCTTCATGGCCACCGCCAACGGCACCGTGAAGAAGACCCCGCTGGAATCCTTCAGCCGTCAGCGCAGCGTCGGTCTGATCGCGCTGGAGCTGGACGAAGGCGACGTGCTGATCTCTGCGGCCATTACCGATGGCGAGCGCGAAGTGATGCTGTTCTCCGACGGCGGCAAGGTCACCCGCTTCAAAGAGTCCGATGTACGTGCCATGGGCCGTACCGCGCGCGGCGTGCGCGGCATGCGTCTGCCGGAAGGGCAGAAGCTGATTTCCATGCTGATCCCGGAAGAAGGCAGCCAGATCCTCACCGCTTCCGAGCGTGGTTATGGCAAGCGCACCGCGATCACCGAGTTCCCTGAATACAAGCGTGGCGGCCAGGGCGTGATCGCCATGGTCAGCAACGAGCGTAACGGCCGTCTGGTCGGCGCGGTGCAGGTGCTCGACGGTGAAGAAATCATGCTGATCTCCGATCAGGGCACTCTGGTGCGTACCCGTGTCGGCGAAGTGTCGAGCCTGGGCCGTAACACTCAGGGCGTGACGCTGATCAAGCTGGCCAAGGATGAAACCCTGGTCGGGCTGGAGCGGGTCCAGGAGCCTTCGGAAGTCGAAGGCGAAGAGCTCGAAGGTGAAGAGGGCGAGGAGTTCGCAGGCAGCGTCGGCATCGACGAGGCAGGTGAAGACCAGCAACTCGACGCCGCAGCTGACGAAGAACCGCAGGAATAA
- a CDS encoding TRZ/ATZ family hydrolase: MPKPAIALDLLLLPTWLVPVEPAGVVLKEHGLGIRDGRIVFIGPRAEALKCNATQIRELPDILLAPGLINAHGHAAMTLFRGLADDLPLMTWLENHIWPAEGKWVDEDFVRDGTDLAIAEQIKGGISCFSDMYFFPKVASERVHNSGIRAQIAIPILDFPIPGASSADEAIRQGVELFGDLKHHERIKITFGPHAPYTVGDENLEKIRVIAEELDASIHMHVHETAFEVQQAVEQTGERPLARLARLGLLGPRFQAVHMTQISDDDLALLVESNSSVIHCPESNLKLASGFCPVERLWQAGVNVAVGTDGAASNNDLDLLGETRTAALLAKAVAGSATALDAHRALRMATLNGARALGIETQVGSLEIGKAADIVAFDLSGLAQQPVYDPVSQLIYATGRDCVKHLWVAGKQVLDDRRLTRMDEQQLGETARHWGQRISGHTES, from the coding sequence ATGCCGAAACCTGCCATTGCGCTCGACCTGTTATTGCTGCCGACCTGGCTGGTTCCCGTCGAACCTGCAGGCGTGGTGCTCAAGGAGCACGGCCTGGGCATCCGTGATGGTCGCATCGTATTTATCGGCCCGCGGGCTGAAGCATTGAAGTGTAACGCCACGCAAATCCGTGAACTGCCGGATATCTTGCTGGCGCCGGGGCTGATCAACGCCCACGGCCATGCGGCGATGACACTGTTCCGGGGCCTGGCCGACGATCTGCCGCTGATGACCTGGCTGGAAAATCACATCTGGCCGGCCGAAGGCAAATGGGTCGATGAAGACTTCGTCCGCGACGGCACCGATCTGGCGATCGCCGAGCAGATCAAGGGCGGCATCAGCTGTTTTTCGGACATGTATTTCTTCCCGAAAGTCGCCAGCGAGCGCGTGCACAACAGCGGCATCCGTGCGCAGATCGCCATTCCGATCCTCGATTTCCCGATCCCCGGTGCCAGCAGCGCCGACGAAGCCATTCGTCAGGGCGTCGAGTTGTTCGGCGACCTCAAGCATCACGAACGCATCAAGATCACTTTCGGCCCTCATGCACCCTACACCGTCGGCGATGAGAACCTCGAGAAAATCAGGGTGATCGCCGAGGAGCTGGACGCCTCGATCCACATGCACGTGCACGAAACCGCATTCGAGGTGCAGCAGGCCGTCGAGCAGACCGGCGAACGGCCACTGGCGCGCCTCGCGCGCCTTGGCCTGCTCGGCCCGCGGTTCCAGGCCGTGCACATGACCCAGATCAGCGATGACGACCTCGCCCTGCTGGTAGAAAGCAACAGCAGCGTGATCCACTGCCCGGAATCCAACCTCAAACTGGCCAGCGGCTTCTGCCCGGTCGAGCGTTTGTGGCAGGCTGGGGTCAATGTGGCTGTCGGCACCGATGGCGCGGCGAGCAACAATGATCTTGACCTGCTCGGCGAAACCCGCACTGCCGCCCTGCTGGCCAAAGCCGTCGCTGGCTCCGCCACCGCGCTGGATGCCCATCGCGCCTTGCGCATGGCCACGCTGAACGGCGCCCGTGCATTGGGCATCGAGACGCAGGTCGGCTCGCTGGAGATCGGCAAAGCCGCGGACATCGTCGCGTTCGACCTGTCCGGTCTGGCGCAGCAACCGGTGTACGACCCGGTGTCGCAGTTGATCTACGCCACCGGGCGCGATTGCGTGAAACACCTGTGGGTCGCCGGCAAACAAGTGCTCGACGATCGGCGCCTGACCCGCATGGACGAACAACAGCTGGGCGAGACCGCCCGCCACTGGGGCCAGCGCATCAGCGGCCATACCGAATCGTAA
- a CDS encoding TenA family transcriptional regulator has product MEAASYPAWAQQLIKDCSESKRRVVEHELYQRMRDNKLSAKTMRQYLIGGWPVVEQFALYMAQNLTKTRFARHPGEDMARRWLMRNIRVELNHADYWMHWSRAHGVSLEDLQAQQVPPELHALSHWCWHTSSADSLIVAIAATNYAIEGATGEWSAVVCSTGVYAAAFPEEDRKRAMKWLKMHAQYDDAHPWEALEIICTLAGLNPTKALQAELRQAICKSYDYMYLFLERCMQLETSERLLVNRERRTVTES; this is encoded by the coding sequence ATGGAAGCTGCAAGTTATCCTGCCTGGGCACAACAGCTCATCAAGGATTGCAGCGAGAGCAAGCGCCGGGTTGTCGAACATGAACTTTATCAGCGCATGCGTGACAACAAACTCAGCGCGAAAACCATGCGCCAGTACCTGATCGGCGGCTGGCCAGTGGTCGAGCAGTTTGCCTTGTACATGGCGCAGAACCTCACCAAGACCCGCTTCGCCCGCCATCCCGGCGAGGACATGGCGCGGCGCTGGCTGATGCGCAACATCCGCGTCGAACTCAATCACGCCGACTACTGGATGCACTGGAGCCGCGCCCATGGCGTCAGCCTCGAAGATCTCCAGGCTCAGCAAGTGCCACCGGAGCTGCACGCCCTGAGTCACTGGTGCTGGCACACCAGCTCGGCGGATTCGCTGATCGTCGCGATCGCCGCGACCAACTATGCGATCGAGGGCGCGACCGGGGAGTGGTCAGCGGTGGTCTGCTCGACCGGGGTCTATGCGGCGGCGTTCCCGGAAGAGGACCGCAAGCGCGCGATGAAGTGGCTGAAGATGCACGCCCAGTACGATGATGCCCATCCGTGGGAAGCGCTGGAAATCATCTGCACCCTGGCCGGCCTGAACCCGACCAAGGCTTTGCAGGCCGAGCTGCGGCAGGCAATCTGCAAGAGCTACGACTACATGTACCTGTTCCTCGAACGGTGCATGCAGCTTGAAACGTCGGAGCGGTTGCTGGTCAACCGCGAGCGCAGGACCGTCACCGAGAGCTGA
- a CDS encoding GGDEF domain-containing protein produces the protein MKSPSQTHAIDFDSAKLQRLGFGQLPALIERPTSLAQLRQQMSLQLQTSLEPQRILGLFFREIQRLVPLDALSYVHKASDLRLEFGARGHHSVSYTLSHEGEHMGELVFRRNQRFNDKEQGDLESLLSCLLYPMRNALLYRAATQSALRDPLTGAGNRVAMEQTLQREIDMSRRHVQPLSVLMLDIDHFKRVNDEHGHGAGDDVLKAIAASIKAQLRNVDMVFRYGGEEFLILLSNTGREAAAMVGERLRQATQSEEYFADGQLIEITVSLGCSTLLPGESADSLLRRADSALYVAKREGRNRLAMAG, from the coding sequence ATGAAATCTCCTTCCCAGACCCATGCAATTGACTTTGACAGTGCCAAATTGCAGCGCCTGGGCTTCGGTCAACTACCGGCGCTGATCGAGCGCCCGACCAGCCTGGCGCAATTGCGTCAGCAAATGAGCCTGCAACTGCAAACCAGCCTTGAGCCTCAGCGCATCCTTGGCCTCTTTTTCCGCGAAATCCAGCGCCTGGTGCCGTTGGACGCGCTGAGCTACGTGCATAAGGCCAGTGATCTGCGCCTGGAGTTCGGCGCCCGCGGCCACCATTCGGTCAGCTACACCCTGAGCCACGAAGGCGAGCACATGGGCGAGCTGGTCTTCCGCCGCAATCAGCGTTTCAACGACAAGGAACAGGGCGACCTCGAGTCGCTGCTGTCCTGCCTGCTCTATCCGATGCGCAACGCCCTGCTCTATCGCGCCGCCACTCAAAGTGCCTTGCGCGACCCGTTGACCGGCGCCGGCAATCGCGTGGCGATGGAGCAGACCTTGCAGCGCGAGATCGACATGTCGCGCCGCCATGTGCAGCCGCTGTCGGTGCTGATGCTCGACATCGACCACTTCAAACGGGTCAACGACGAACACGGCCACGGCGCCGGGGATGACGTGCTCAAGGCTATCGCAGCGTCGATCAAGGCGCAGCTGCGCAACGTCGACATGGTGTTCCGTTATGGCGGCGAGGAGTTTCTGATCCTGCTGTCCAACACCGGCCGTGAAGCGGCGGCGATGGTCGGCGAGCGTTTGCGCCAGGCGACGCAGTCGGAGGAATATTTCGCCGATGGCCAGTTGATCGAGATCACCGTGAGCCTGGGATGCTCGACGTTGTTGCCGGGCGAATCGGCGGACAGCTTGCTGCGCCGCGCGGACAGTGCGCTCTATGTCGCAAAGCGCGAGGGGCGTAACCGGCTGGCGATGGCCGGCTAG
- the ubiG gene encoding bifunctional 2-polyprenyl-6-hydroxyphenol methylase/3-demethylubiquinol 3-O-methyltransferase UbiG has product MSNVDHAEIAKFEALAHRWWDRESEFKPLHDINPLRVNWIDERVNLAGKKVLDVGCGGGILSEAMAQRGATVMGIDMGEAPLAVAQLHQLESGVSVEYRQITAEALADEMPEQFDVVTCLEMLEHVPDPSSVIRACFRMVKPGGQVFFSTINRNPKAYLFAIIGAEYIMKLLPRGTHDFKKFIRPSELGAWSRMAGLTVKDIIGLTYNPLTKHYKLANDVDVNYMIQTLREE; this is encoded by the coding sequence ATGAGCAACGTCGACCACGCCGAAATCGCCAAATTCGAGGCCCTGGCCCATCGCTGGTGGGACCGCGAAAGCGAATTCAAGCCACTGCATGACATCAACCCGCTGCGGGTCAACTGGATCGACGAACGGGTCAACCTGGCCGGCAAGAAAGTCCTCGACGTCGGCTGCGGCGGCGGCATCCTCAGCGAAGCCATGGCCCAGCGCGGCGCCACGGTGATGGGCATCGACATGGGCGAAGCGCCGCTGGCGGTCGCGCAACTGCATCAGCTGGAATCCGGGGTCAGCGTCGAATACCGGCAGATCACCGCCGAAGCCCTCGCTGACGAGATGCCCGAGCAGTTCGATGTGGTCACCTGCCTGGAAATGCTCGAGCACGTGCCGGATCCATCCTCAGTGATCCGCGCCTGTTTCCGCATGGTCAAGCCGGGCGGCCAGGTGTTCTTCTCGACCATCAACCGCAACCCGAAGGCGTATCTGTTCGCGATCATCGGCGCCGAATACATCATGAAGCTGCTGCCGCGCGGCACCCATGATTTCAAGAAATTCATTCGCCCGTCCGAGCTCGGCGCGTGGAGCCGCATGGCCGGCCTGACCGTCAAGGACATCATCGGTCTGACCTACAACCCGCTGACCAAGCACTACAAGCTGGCCAACGACGTTGACGTCAACTACATGATCCAGACCCTGCGCGAGGAATAA
- a CDS encoding YciK family oxidoreductase produces the protein MFDYTARPELLKDRVILVTGAGRGIGAAAAKTYAAHGATVLLLGKTEANLTEVYDEIEAAGHPQPAVIPFNLETALPHQYDELAAMIETEFGHLDGLLHNASIIGPRTPIEQLSGENFMRVMQVNVNAMFMLTSTLLPLLKLSQDASVVFTSSSVGRKGRAYWGAYGVSKFATEGLMQTLADEVEGVAPVRSNSINPGGTRTSMRAQAYPAENPLNNPTPEEIMPVYLYLMGPDSTGVNGQAFNAQ, from the coding sequence ATGTTTGATTACACCGCTCGCCCCGAATTGCTCAAGGACCGGGTGATTCTCGTCACGGGTGCCGGTCGTGGCATCGGGGCGGCTGCGGCGAAGACCTATGCCGCACACGGCGCCACCGTGCTGCTGCTGGGCAAGACAGAGGCCAATCTGACCGAGGTCTACGACGAGATCGAAGCGGCCGGTCATCCGCAACCGGCGGTGATCCCGTTCAACCTTGAGACTGCCCTGCCCCATCAGTACGATGAACTGGCGGCGATGATCGAAACCGAGTTCGGCCACCTCGACGGGCTGCTGCACAACGCCTCGATCATCGGCCCACGCACGCCGATCGAGCAACTGTCCGGCGAAAACTTCATGCGCGTCATGCAGGTCAACGTCAACGCGATGTTCATGCTGACCAGCACCTTGCTGCCGCTGCTCAAGCTGTCCCAGGATGCTTCGGTGGTGTTCACCTCCAGCAGCGTCGGGCGCAAGGGCCGTGCGTATTGGGGCGCCTACGGCGTGTCGAAATTCGCCACCGAAGGCCTGATGCAAACCCTGGCCGACGAAGTCGAAGGCGTGGCGCCGGTGCGCTCCAACAGCATCAACCCCGGCGGCACCCGCACCAGCATGCGTGCGCAGGCGTACCCGGCGGAGAATCCGCTGAACAACCCGACGCCGGAAGAGATCATGCCGGTGTATCTGTACCTGATGGGTCCCGACAGCACAGGCGTCAATGGCCAGGCTTTCAACGCTCAATAA
- the serC gene encoding 3-phosphoserine/phosphohydroxythreonine transaminase, whose translation MSKRAYNFCAGPAALPEAVLQRAQGELLDWHGKGLSVMEMSHRSDEFVSIATQAEQDLRDLLNIPSNYKVLFLQGGASQQFAQIPLNLLPEGGSADYIDTGIWSQKAIEEASRYGHVNVAATAKPYDYFAIPGQNEWNLSKDAAYVHYAPNETIGGLEFQWIPQTGDVPLVADMSSDILSRPVDISRFGMIYAGAQKNIGPSGILVNIIREDLLGKARSLCPTMLDYKVAADNGSMYNTPPTLAWYLSGLVFQWLKEQGGVEAIARLNDVKQRTLYDFIDASGLYSNPINKSDRSWMNVPFRLADDRLDKPFLAGADERGLLNLKGHRSVGGMRASIYNAVDITAVNALVAYMAEFEKEHG comes from the coding sequence GTGAGCAAGCGAGCCTATAACTTCTGCGCCGGTCCTGCGGCGCTGCCTGAAGCTGTCCTGCAGCGCGCCCAGGGTGAACTCCTTGATTGGCACGGCAAGGGTCTGTCGGTCATGGAAATGAGCCATCGCAGCGATGAGTTCGTGTCCATTGCCACCCAGGCCGAGCAGGATCTGCGTGACCTGCTGAATATCCCGTCGAACTACAAAGTGCTGTTCCTGCAGGGCGGCGCCAGCCAGCAGTTCGCACAGATCCCGCTGAACCTGCTGCCCGAAGGTGGTTCGGCCGACTACATCGACACCGGTATCTGGTCGCAGAAAGCCATCGAAGAAGCCTCGCGCTACGGTCACGTCAACGTTGCCGCCACCGCCAAGCCTTACGACTATTTCGCCATTCCCGGCCAGAACGAGTGGAATCTGTCGAAAGACGCCGCGTACGTTCACTACGCGCCGAACGAAACCATCGGTGGTCTGGAATTCCAGTGGATCCCGCAAACCGGTGATGTGCCGCTGGTGGCCGACATGTCCTCGGACATTCTCTCGCGTCCGGTCGACATCTCGCGTTTCGGCATGATCTACGCCGGCGCACAGAAGAACATCGGCCCGAGCGGCATCCTCGTCAACATCATCCGCGAAGACCTGCTCGGCAAGGCCCGCTCGCTGTGCCCGACCATGCTCGACTACAAGGTCGCGGCCGACAACGGCTCGATGTACAACACCCCGCCGACCCTGGCCTGGTACCTGTCCGGTCTGGTGTTCCAGTGGCTGAAAGAGCAAGGCGGCGTCGAAGCGATCGCCAGGCTCAATGACGTCAAGCAACGCACCCTGTACGACTTCATCGATGCCAGCGGCCTCTACAGCAACCCGATCAACAAATCGGATCGCTCGTGGATGAACGTGCCGTTCCGTCTGGCTGACGATCGTCTGGACAAGCCGTTCCTCGCCGGTGCCGACGAGCGCGGTCTGCTCAACCTCAAGGGCCACCGCTCGGTGGGCGGCATGCGCGCCTCCATCTACAACGCTGTCGACATCACTGCGGTCAACGCGCTGGTGGCCTACATGGCGGAATTCGAGAAGGAACACGGCTGA
- the mupP gene encoding N-acetylmuramic acid 6-phosphate phosphatase MupP: protein MAIRAVLFDMDGTLLDTAPDFIAICQAMRADRGLPPINDKHIRDEISGGAKAMVAVTFSMDPESPGFEELRLEFLERYLVGCAVHSRLFDGMSELLADIEKANLIWGVVTNKPVRFAEPIMQRLGLAERSALLICPDHVKNSKPDPEPLILACKMLDLDPSTVLFIGDDLRDIESGRDAGTKTAAVTYGYIHPDDNPRHWGADVVVDHPLELRKVLDSALCSC, encoded by the coding sequence ATGGCCATCAGAGCGGTACTTTTCGACATGGACGGCACCCTGCTCGACACCGCGCCGGACTTCATTGCCATCTGCCAGGCAATGCGCGCCGATCGCGGTTTGCCGCCGATCAACGACAAGCACATTCGCGATGAAATCTCCGGCGGCGCCAAGGCCATGGTCGCAGTGACGTTCTCGATGGACCCGGAATCGCCAGGCTTCGAGGAGCTGCGCCTGGAGTTTCTCGAGCGCTATCTGGTCGGCTGCGCAGTGCACAGCAGACTGTTCGACGGCATGAGCGAACTGCTCGCCGACATCGAAAAGGCCAATCTGATCTGGGGTGTGGTCACCAACAAACCGGTGCGCTTCGCTGAGCCGATCATGCAACGTCTGGGGCTGGCCGAGCGTTCGGCGCTGCTGATCTGCCCGGACCATGTGAAGAACAGCAAGCCGGACCCGGAGCCGTTGATCCTCGCCTGCAAGATGCTGGATCTGGATCCGTCGACCGTGCTGTTTATCGGCGATGATCTGCGCGATATCGAATCGGGCCGCGACGCCGGCACCAAGACCGCTGCGGTGACCTACGGCTATATTCACCCTGACGACAACCCGCGGCATTGGGGCGCGGACGTGGTTGTGGATCACCCGCTGGAGTTGCGCAAGGTGCTCGATAGCGCGCTTTGCAGCTGCTGA